A single genomic interval of uncultured Desulfobacter sp. harbors:
- a CDS encoding SDR family oxidoreductase produces MRFTLIEQNLKENPRSWLITGCAGFIGSNLLETLLNLGQTVTGLDNFSTGFQHNLDQVKEAVGPEAWQKFYFIEGDITNADTCTTVCKGQDYVLHQAALGSVPRSVADPLTTNENNITGFLNMLTAARDAEVKRFVYAASSSTYGDHPTLPKKEETIGNPLSPYAVTKLVNELYARVFASTYGFKSIGLRYFNVFGRRQDPNGAYAAVIPLWFGALIRKNTVYINGDGETSRDFCFINNCVQANLLAATAGDDAADQVYNVAFGQRTTLNQLFSLIRDRVAGTLPDRAGVTPEYRDFRPGDVRHSLADISKARDLLGYSPQYSVQDGLDEAAFWYMNHLNKPEKA; encoded by the coding sequence ATGCGTTTCACATTAATTGAGCAGAATTTGAAAGAAAATCCACGATCCTGGCTGATCACCGGATGCGCGGGATTCATTGGCTCCAATCTTCTGGAAACTCTGCTTAATCTCGGGCAAACAGTAACCGGACTGGATAATTTTTCCACAGGGTTTCAGCACAATCTGGACCAGGTCAAAGAGGCGGTAGGTCCTGAGGCATGGCAGAAATTTTATTTTATTGAAGGAGATATCACCAATGCCGATACCTGTACGACCGTTTGCAAAGGGCAGGATTATGTGCTTCACCAGGCTGCTTTGGGTTCCGTTCCCCGGTCTGTTGCCGATCCTTTGACCACCAATGAAAATAATATTACAGGCTTTTTAAATATGCTGACCGCAGCCCGGGACGCGGAGGTAAAACGGTTCGTATATGCGGCATCAAGTTCCACCTATGGCGATCATCCAACACTTCCCAAAAAAGAGGAGACAATCGGCAATCCCCTTTCCCCCTATGCCGTGACAAAACTGGTCAACGAACTGTACGCCCGGGTGTTTGCTTCCACCTACGGGTTTAAAAGCATCGGACTGCGGTATTTTAATGTATTCGGCCGCCGCCAGGACCCTAACGGGGCCTATGCCGCAGTAATTCCTTTATGGTTTGGTGCATTGATCCGTAAAAACACGGTTTATATCAATGGTGACGGTGAAACCAGCCGGGATTTCTGCTTCATCAATAATTGTGTTCAGGCCAATCTGCTGGCTGCAACAGCCGGGGATGACGCCGCAGACCAAGTATACAATGTTGCCTTTGGGCAGCGCACCACGTTAAATCAGCTGTTCTCATTGATCCGCGACCGGGTGGCCGGAACACTGCCGGATCGCGCCGGCGTAACTCCGGAATACAGGGATTTCAGGCCTGGCGATGTTCGCCATTCCCTGGCAGATATATCCAAGGCCCGGGATCTTTTGGGATACAGCCCGCAGTACTCGGTTCAGGACGGCCTTGATGAGGCAGCCTTCTGGTACATGAACCATTTAAATAAACCAGAAAAAGCATAA
- a CDS encoding GNVR domain-containing protein — MTNQFQSQAQIKPDYIIDVLIRGRWFLIVPLCISLTLGLGMTLTANKTYEASTMILVQPQRVPTSYIRSVVSSDINQRISTISQQVLSRSNLEQIIDQFGLFEDSTGMYQEEKISGLRKRIKVKTERARQGAESFSISFTGSEPQRVMRIANTLASYFMDENLKVREAQAIGTSEFLDSELEKTQKRLEEKEQKLAAFRAKYLGGLPDELETNLRTLDRMQKQVTDKAILLREVNNSISQLDSQISSMAATNDGFGTGGDDFLSFDFDESQEEGDDPALQAAQEKYDALLLRYTEKHPDVKKLKRIIEKLKKDIEAAKAEDQSSAGSEEDVLPDMGEDVLPGMGWDPVAPLKAQRAQLVVEANNIQAEVSAIQEKMKIYQQRVEDTPKRELEIQSLKRDYGNIQDIYNSLLDRKLEAELSVNMEKKQKGEQFRILDYARLPEKPISPNVKMMFLLSVAGGLGLGGGVLFLKELLTFSVIRRDDQIETELGLPILASIPPLQKPGARTKQKIEWIMFICCCSYSAVFLAFFAILNQKGLDRTINFIKTTLNL, encoded by the coding sequence ATGACAAATCAGTTCCAATCTCAGGCACAAATTAAACCCGACTATATTATTGATGTTCTTATCCGGGGCCGCTGGTTTTTGATTGTTCCTTTGTGCATTTCTCTGACATTGGGGCTTGGGATGACACTGACAGCGAATAAAACCTACGAGGCCAGCACAATGATCCTTGTCCAGCCCCAGCGGGTTCCCACCAGCTATATAAGATCTGTTGTGTCTTCCGATATCAACCAGCGAATCAGCACCATCTCCCAGCAGGTCCTGAGCCGCAGCAATCTTGAACAGATCATTGACCAGTTCGGTTTGTTCGAAGATAGTACCGGCATGTACCAGGAAGAAAAAATAAGCGGATTGAGAAAACGGATAAAGGTTAAAACTGAACGTGCCAGACAAGGGGCAGAGTCCTTTTCCATTTCTTTCACCGGCAGTGAGCCACAGCGGGTAATGCGGATTGCCAATACCCTGGCCTCATATTTTATGGATGAAAACCTCAAAGTCCGGGAAGCACAAGCCATAGGCACCAGTGAGTTCCTTGACTCGGAGTTAGAGAAAACCCAAAAACGACTTGAGGAAAAAGAGCAGAAACTTGCGGCGTTCAGGGCAAAATATCTTGGCGGCTTACCAGATGAATTGGAAACTAATTTGCGCACTTTGGACCGTATGCAAAAACAGGTTACTGATAAAGCAATACTTTTGAGGGAAGTTAATAATTCCATTAGTCAACTTGATTCCCAGATTTCATCCATGGCTGCTACAAATGATGGTTTCGGCACTGGTGGTGATGATTTCCTAAGTTTTGATTTTGATGAGTCCCAGGAAGAGGGAGATGATCCTGCCCTCCAGGCTGCCCAAGAAAAATACGATGCGCTTTTGCTTCGATACACTGAAAAGCATCCGGATGTCAAAAAATTAAAAAGGATTATAGAAAAATTAAAAAAAGATATTGAAGCTGCAAAGGCGGAGGATCAGTCCTCAGCCGGATCAGAAGAAGATGTCCTGCCGGATATGGGCGAAGACGTCCTTCCGGGTATGGGTTGGGATCCTGTGGCGCCTTTGAAGGCGCAGCGCGCTCAACTTGTTGTTGAGGCGAATAATATTCAAGCTGAGGTCTCAGCAATTCAGGAAAAAATGAAAATTTATCAGCAGCGCGTTGAAGATACGCCCAAACGTGAACTGGAGATTCAGTCACTGAAACGTGACTATGGAAATATACAGGACATATACAACTCTCTCTTGGACAGAAAACTGGAAGCCGAATTGTCCGTCAACATGGAAAAGAAACAAAAAGGGGAGCAGTTCCGGATTCTGGATTATGCCCGCCTGCCGGAAAAGCCGATTTCTCCCAATGTTAAAATGATGTTTTTATTATCCGTAGCCGGGGGCCTTGGACTGGGCGGCGGTGTCCTTTTTTTAAAAGAGTTGCTTACCTTCTCTGTTATCCGGCGGGATGATCAAATTGAAACTGAGTTAGGACTGCCGATTTTGGCATCAATTCCCCCGCTGCAAAAACCGGGCGCCAGGACGAAACAAAAAATTGAATGGATCATGTTTATCTGTTGCTGCAGCTATAGTGCCGTATTTCTGGCATTTTTTGCAATATTAAACCAGAAAGGTTTAGACAGAACAATCAATTTTATAAAAACAACACTCAATTTATGA
- a CDS encoding polysaccharide biosynthesis tyrosine autokinase — protein MGKIFRALEKAGNNTTPEKKSASGDDTDGQVARQSEATTHSCSSSTNPALVTATKPHSPASEQFRLLKNNILFPEKGNPPKTIMVTSASPDEGKSFVAANLAVSIAQSIDEYVLLMDCDLRSPTIHTFFGYGDKEQGLSDYLTNSIPLSSVLKKASVNKLTILTAGRIPSNPSELLSSDQMRRLLHEVKLRYNDRYVIIDTPPPYMTSETNAIARFVDGIILVIRQGKTRTKEVADILDIYGREKILGVVTNFSKKTIGYGYGYNKIGYGYGYHQRR, from the coding sequence TTGGGAAAAATATTTAGAGCACTGGAAAAAGCAGGAAACAACACAACACCGGAAAAAAAATCTGCATCGGGTGATGATACAGACGGACAGGTTGCCAGACAATCAGAGGCGACAACTCATTCCTGCTCCAGCTCCACAAATCCAGCTCTTGTCACAGCCACAAAACCCCATTCGCCGGCTTCGGAGCAGTTCCGGCTGTTAAAAAACAATATTTTGTTTCCTGAAAAAGGTAATCCGCCAAAAACCATCATGGTGACAAGCGCCTCTCCCGATGAAGGCAAATCCTTTGTGGCCGCCAATCTTGCCGTAAGCATAGCCCAGAGTATCGATGAATACGTTCTTCTCATGGACTGCGATCTAAGGTCTCCTACGATCCATACGTTCTTTGGTTATGGAGATAAAGAGCAGGGCTTGAGCGATTACCTGACAAATTCGATACCTTTGTCTTCGGTCCTTAAAAAAGCATCTGTAAATAAATTAACTATTCTAACTGCAGGGCGGATTCCGTCTAATCCCTCAGAGCTTCTCTCTTCCGATCAGATGCGCCGCCTGCTACATGAGGTCAAACTGCGTTACAATGACAGATATGTCATTATTGATACGCCGCCCCCTTATATGACATCAGAAACCAATGCCATTGCCCGGTTTGTAGATGGCATTATTCTGGTTATCCGCCAGGGAAAAACACGGACCAAAGAGGTGGCAGACATCCTGGATATTTACGGCCGTGAAAAGATCTTGGGGGTTGTTACGAATTTCTCTAAAAAAACAATTGGCTATGGCTATGGATATAATAAAATCGGTTATGGATACGGATATCATCAGCGAAGATGA
- a CDS encoding CPBP family glutamic-type intramembrane protease has protein sequence MNSSNTDSSREKWKNMDLLIPYAAPYFAYVALSSVLHDKLPKEIIYVMKLVIVPGLLIWAWKWYVPLTGPKNKWISCLWGIVFGIIGLMVWCGLYAPFTNPGDGEPWPDLAFALRLLTAGFVVPVFEELFMRGFVFRVALQWDLLRRQKTPKAFSAALDEASIFDVAPGQWTVYAIVISTIIFAAGHVVGEWPAAIAYGVLMALLWILRKDLISCIVAHGVTNIGLAFYVYYFGRWELW, from the coding sequence ATGAATAGTTCCAACACTGATAGTTCCCGGGAAAAATGGAAAAATATGGATCTGCTGATTCCCTATGCAGCACCCTATTTCGCTTATGTGGCTCTTTCTTCTGTTCTGCATGACAAGCTGCCCAAAGAAATCATATATGTAATGAAGTTGGTGATTGTACCCGGGCTTTTGATCTGGGCCTGGAAATGGTACGTGCCCTTAACCGGCCCTAAAAATAAATGGATATCCTGTTTGTGGGGAATCGTTTTCGGAATCATTGGGCTGATGGTGTGGTGCGGTTTATATGCCCCTTTTACAAATCCAGGGGATGGTGAGCCGTGGCCTGATCTTGCATTTGCGCTAAGGCTTTTGACCGCCGGTTTTGTGGTGCCGGTTTTTGAAGAGTTGTTCATGCGCGGATTTGTCTTCCGGGTCGCCCTGCAATGGGATCTTCTGCGCAGGCAAAAAACCCCAAAAGCCTTTTCTGCGGCCCTGGATGAGGCCAGTATTTTCGATGTGGCACCGGGGCAGTGGACCGTTTACGCCATCGTGATTTCAACTATTATTTTTGCTGCGGGCCATGTGGTTGGCGAATGGCCCGCAGCCATTGCCTACGGCGTACTCATGGCCCTTTTGTGGATATTAAGAAAAGATTTGATTTCCTGCATTGTTGCCCACGGGGTAACCAATATCGGGTTGGCCTTTTATGTCTATTACTTCGGGCGCTGGGAGTTGTGGTAA
- a CDS encoding polysaccharide biosynthesis/export family protein, producing MFKINSIKCFFCSFLMLLAAYFCIAGNVAADSAESSTDGDYKIGIGDVLQVTTWKEEDLTFEKVFVRNDGKITIPLLDDIQAEGRTTMELKKSIETGLAEFVEAPTVTVTLANPGSQKYYILGEVVGVGEYPLIKKLTVVQAFALAKGFTEWASKDEIILVRRENGKEQMIKIDYDDITDGELENDIQLKADDIIIVP from the coding sequence ATGTTTAAAATCAATTCAATAAAATGTTTTTTTTGTTCCTTTTTGATGTTGCTTGCCGCATATTTTTGTATAGCAGGCAACGTTGCAGCAGACAGCGCCGAGTCATCCACCGATGGTGATTATAAAATCGGCATTGGAGATGTTCTGCAAGTAACAACATGGAAGGAAGAGGATCTGACATTTGAGAAAGTGTTTGTCCGCAATGACGGTAAAATTACCATTCCTCTGCTGGATGATATCCAAGCCGAAGGCCGCACTACAATGGAACTAAAAAAATCAATTGAGACCGGGTTGGCTGAGTTTGTGGAAGCTCCGACTGTCACGGTCACCCTGGCAAACCCGGGAAGTCAGAAATATTATATACTTGGCGAAGTAGTGGGCGTGGGTGAATACCCTTTAATTAAAAAGCTGACTGTTGTACAGGCGTTCGCTTTGGCCAAAGGGTTTACTGAATGGGCGTCCAAAGATGAGATTATCCTGGTCCGCAGGGAAAACGGAAAGGAACAGATGATCAAAATTGATTATGACGATATTACGGACGGCGAGCTTGAAAATGATATCCAACTCAAGGCCGACGATATCATTATTGTTCCTTAA
- a CDS encoding TIGR03790 family protein, which yields MRFSIGIFAALLFLFSFSVMPALALSPDEVLVIANRNAAKSSGLAVWYMEQRQIPKENLLLVFIADKETCSRDAYLKKIVPPVRRALEKNRKINAIVTMYGLPLRISSPGMTKEEQALMDRLAVQKKKFDALKEKNGQMTEEQKKTLSQVNKKIKQLKASTDKTASFDSELMLVRKDEYTLNFWLPNPFFLPWRSQKTAIGKSDVIMVSRLDGADPSIVKRIVNDSIEAETNGLSGTAYFDARWKDPGQKKVSGYGLYDKSIHNAAGRLEKNGLTVVLDDKQTLFQPGDCPNAALYCGWYSLANYVDAFTWEKGAVGYHIASSECATLKRKNSNVWCKKMLDNGIAATIGPVGEPYVQSFPMPEIFFDFLTKGKLTLVESYLVSLPYLSWKQVLVGDPLYRVKINNP from the coding sequence ATGCGTTTTTCTATTGGCATTTTTGCAGCGTTACTTTTTTTATTCAGCTTTTCCGTCATGCCTGCCTTGGCTTTGTCTCCGGATGAAGTGCTTGTTATTGCCAACCGCAATGCCGCTAAAAGCTCAGGCCTTGCCGTCTGGTACATGGAGCAACGGCAAATCCCCAAGGAGAATCTGCTGCTGGTGTTTATCGCAGACAAGGAAACCTGTTCACGTGACGCTTATTTGAAAAAAATCGTCCCCCCGGTCCGCCGTGCCCTGGAAAAAAATCGGAAAATCAACGCTATTGTCACCATGTATGGGCTTCCGCTACGGATCTCTTCGCCAGGAATGACAAAAGAGGAACAGGCGCTAATGGACCGTTTGGCCGTGCAAAAGAAAAAATTTGATGCCTTGAAAGAAAAAAACGGGCAAATGACTGAAGAACAAAAAAAGACGCTGAGCCAGGTAAATAAAAAAATTAAACAGTTAAAGGCTTCCACGGACAAAACGGCGTCCTTTGATTCTGAATTAATGCTTGTCAGAAAAGATGAATACACGCTTAATTTCTGGCTGCCCAATCCTTTTTTCCTGCCATGGCGGTCCCAAAAAACGGCCATTGGTAAATCAGACGTGATCATGGTCAGCCGTCTGGACGGGGCTGACCCAAGCATTGTCAAACGGATTGTAAATGACAGCATTGAAGCTGAAACAAATGGCTTGTCCGGTACGGCCTACTTTGATGCCAGATGGAAAGATCCTGGTCAAAAGAAAGTTTCCGGATATGGACTTTATGATAAATCCATTCATAATGCGGCAGGCCGTCTGGAAAAAAATGGGTTGACGGTGGTCCTGGATGACAAGCAGACTTTATTTCAGCCGGGAGACTGCCCTAATGCTGCCCTTTACTGCGGGTGGTACAGCCTGGCCAACTATGTAGATGCTTTTACCTGGGAAAAAGGGGCGGTTGGGTACCATATTGCAAGCTCGGAATGCGCGACGCTAAAACGTAAAAACAGTAATGTCTGGTGCAAAAAAATGCTGGATAACGGCATTGCCGCCACCATCGGCCCTGTGGGAGAGCCCTATGTCCAGTCGTTCCCTATGCCGGAAATTTTTTTTGATTTTCTGACCAAGGGAAAACTGACCCTGGTCGAATCCTATCTGGTCAGCCTGCCCTATCTGTCCTGGAAACAGGTGCTTGTTGGGGATCCTTTGTACCGGGTAAAAATAAACAATCCATAA
- a CDS encoding TIGR03013 family XrtA/PEP-CTERM system glycosyltransferase — protein MLSILRQYFPVRNMLFFILEGCVIFSCFLLSTALLTVSSSYWFDLMLVLRILLITAIIQTCLFYNDLYDFDIAYQITEIIIRLLQSLGVASILLAGVYFLFPLVIMDQKIYILSIFFLIFFIIFWRVGYLHILNKGMFNQRIIILGSSKLAKDIYEKITRTIDCGYTVCVVIPDDFDKDTEKLPEHLVMDQKDKTLCEISKTYNINKIIVAFKEKRGRFPTQELIQCRTEGIDVISGSSFYELLTGKVLVREIEPSWLIFSKGFQKSWFKAAMKRMQDIILSLILLTLLSPLLIVVAILIKMDSKGPVLFAQDRVGGGKKEYMMHKFRSMVQDAEKLTGPVWAGDNDNRITRVGRIIRKYRIDELPQLWEVLMGTMSLVGPRPERKYFTDQLEKEIPFYTQRFNVKPGITGWAQICYDYGATVEDAVEKLNYDLFYIKNMSFTLDVVILLKTVKTVLFGKGAR, from the coding sequence ATGCTCAGCATTTTGCGCCAATATTTCCCTGTCAGAAACATGTTGTTTTTTATTCTGGAAGGATGCGTAATTTTCAGCTGTTTTCTCTTATCAACAGCACTTTTAACCGTTTCCAGCTCATACTGGTTTGATCTGATGCTGGTTTTAAGAATCCTTCTGATTACCGCTATTATACAAACCTGCTTGTTTTATAATGACCTTTATGATTTTGATATAGCTTATCAGATCACGGAGATTATAATCCGTTTGCTCCAGTCTTTAGGGGTTGCCTCCATCCTCCTGGCCGGTGTCTACTTTCTTTTTCCTCTGGTGATTATGGACCAGAAAATTTATATTTTAAGCATATTTTTTCTGATTTTTTTCATCATTTTCTGGCGGGTCGGTTATCTTCATATTCTTAACAAAGGGATGTTTAACCAGCGTATTATCATTCTTGGTTCCAGTAAACTAGCTAAAGATATTTATGAAAAAATCACGAGGACTATCGATTGCGGCTATACAGTATGTGTTGTTATTCCTGATGATTTTGACAAGGACACAGAAAAACTGCCTGAGCATTTGGTGATGGATCAAAAGGATAAAACGCTTTGTGAAATTTCCAAAACATATAATATAAACAAAATTATTGTGGCGTTTAAAGAAAAAAGAGGGCGGTTTCCTACCCAGGAGCTTATTCAATGCAGGACCGAAGGCATTGATGTGATTTCCGGCAGCTCTTTCTATGAATTGCTGACCGGAAAGGTCCTGGTGCGCGAAATAGAACCATCATGGTTGATTTTTTCCAAAGGGTTCCAGAAATCATGGTTTAAGGCGGCTATGAAGCGAATGCAGGATATCATTTTGTCTTTAATTCTTTTGACACTTCTTTCTCCTTTGCTTATAGTGGTAGCCATTCTGATCAAGATGGATTCAAAAGGTCCGGTTCTTTTTGCCCAGGACCGGGTTGGCGGTGGCAAAAAAGAATATATGATGCATAAATTCCGTTCCATGGTGCAGGATGCTGAAAAATTAACAGGTCCGGTATGGGCCGGTGATAACGATAACCGCATCACACGGGTGGGACGCATCATAAGGAAATACAGAATAGATGAACTGCCCCAGTTGTGGGAGGTCCTCATGGGAACCATGAGCCTTGTGGGACCCCGTCCCGAACGCAAATATTTCACGGATCAACTGGAAAAAGAAATTCCTTTTTACACCCAGAGATTCAACGTAAAGCCAGGGATTACGGGGTGGGCTCAGATCTGCTATGATTACGGCGCAACCGTTGAAGATGCCGTGGAAAAGCTCAATTATGATCTTTTTTATATTAAAAATATGTCCTTTACCCTGGATGTGGTTATTCTTTTAAAAACTGTTAAAACAGTTCTTTTTGGCAAAGGTGCAAGGTAA